A genomic stretch from Gammaproteobacteria bacterium includes:
- a CDS encoding dienelactone hydrolase family protein, protein MTRPIVALLWAAMSFLPAQAGVIATEVNYRAGATLLKGYVAYDDAFAGKRPGVLVVHEWWGHNAYARQRARQLAQMGYVALAVDMYGEGRQALHPEDAQKFSSEIARNLPLGEARFKAALELLRRHPLALPDKIAAIGYCFGGGVVLHMARIGTDLQGVVSFHGSLATSQPARPGAVKARILVAHGGADPFVTPAQITGFIQEMNQAGADYTIIVYGGAQHSFTNPAADEYGTRFNLPLKYNRAADLASWRAMAAFLEDVFR, encoded by the coding sequence ATGACACGACCCATCGTTGCCCTGCTATGGGCCGCAATGTCTTTTCTTCCCGCCCAGGCGGGGGTCATTGCCACCGAGGTGAACTACCGCGCCGGCGCGACGCTGCTCAAGGGGTACGTCGCCTACGACGACGCCTTTGCCGGCAAGCGCCCCGGGGTGCTGGTGGTGCACGAATGGTGGGGTCACAACGCGTATGCCCGCCAGCGGGCGCGGCAGTTGGCGCAGATGGGCTATGTGGCCCTGGCGGTGGATATGTACGGTGAGGGCAGGCAGGCGCTCCATCCCGAGGATGCGCAGAAGTTTTCCTCCGAAATCGCGCGCAATCTGCCCCTGGGGGAGGCCCGGTTCAAGGCGGCGCTGGAGCTGCTCAGGCGTCATCCCCTGGCCTTGCCTGACAAAATTGCGGCCATCGGATACTGCTTCGGTGGCGGTGTGGTGCTGCACATGGCCCGTATCGGCACCGATCTGCAAGGGGTGGTGAGCTTTCACGGCAGCTTGGCCACCTCCCAGCCGGCCCGGCCGGGGGCTGTCAAGGCCAGGATACTGGTGGCCCACGGCGGGGCCGATCCCTTTGTGACCCCCGCCCAGATCACCGGCTTTATCCAGGAAATGAATCAGGCCGGGGCCGACTACACCATCATTGTCTATGGCGGCGCCCAGCACAGTTTTACCAATCCCGCCGCCGATGAATACGGCACCCGTTTCAATCTGCCCTTGAAATACAATCGCGCCGCCGATCTGGCCTCGTGGCGCGCCATGGCAGCGTTTCTCGAGGACGTGTTCCGGTG